The proteins below are encoded in one region of Paenibacillus sp.:
- a CDS encoding YIP1 family protein: protein MILKRGGWRLILALVVVCTAMLPASAFADVKYSTYTRNSYGHLVYLQPAYFPVGVIGADLYVTDPNDPGVRTVSSLKEPKDLFIDGKDEIYIADTGNNRIVHLSSDGTFLRYLTSPEDPFNKPEGVFVTEDGDIFVADTGNKRVLRLDQNGHVKQKYERPDSKFISDSFVFTPVKLIVDKRGFLYVASQGSYEGVLVLDPEGRFQGFFGTNRTVLTPLEALKKWLYTDAMYEREVLKRPETINSLTTDGNGYIYTVTGGSARSNQLKKLNTRGINLLRGSTGSFGEYLRSDARTSVVNPAARWPQLIDVAVDRNGNIAVADKQFKYITHYDPNGNLLYFWGGPSDFGTSQVGLMKNPVALDFNSKNELYVLDDQENIVQKFRMSEFAQLVDRANQLTLSGFYEEGEQLWREVLRMNPQFNPAILALAQAAYKNEQFEEAKQLFREAGDKEGYSEAYWQIRLRWFQQYFSWIASGVLALFVLLQLFDKWTKKRGGRGIRRNRNGRQLPEFALHMKHAFRLLKHPIDGFTALRYEGQGSYWSAILILLLVYASMLFREFHTSFVFNNALRVNVYTIFTQFFVVWIAWVAANHLVSSIYRGEGRLRDIFIGSAYAMVPYIVVGVPLTIVSNVMTLSESSVYQFVDQGMILWVALLIFWKVQFIHNYSVGETLMNIILTLATMLVLGLLIFIMVGLTRDLISFVLEVLREVALR, encoded by the coding sequence ATGATACTAAAGCGAGGCGGGTGGCGCCTGATCTTGGCCTTGGTCGTCGTTTGCACCGCGATGCTGCCGGCGTCGGCTTTCGCCGACGTGAAATATTCGACGTACACGAGGAACAGCTACGGCCATTTGGTATATCTGCAGCCGGCTTACTTCCCCGTGGGCGTCATCGGCGCGGATCTGTACGTGACCGATCCGAACGATCCCGGCGTCCGCACGGTATCCTCTTTGAAAGAGCCGAAGGATTTGTTTATCGACGGCAAAGACGAAATCTATATCGCGGACACGGGCAATAACCGGATCGTCCATTTGTCCTCGGACGGGACGTTCCTGAGGTATCTGACCTCCCCGGAAGATCCGTTCAACAAGCCGGAAGGCGTATTCGTCACCGAGGACGGCGATATATTCGTGGCGGACACCGGCAACAAACGAGTGCTGCGCCTCGACCAGAACGGCCATGTGAAGCAGAAGTACGAGCGGCCGGATTCGAAATTTATTTCCGATAGTTTCGTGTTTACGCCCGTGAAACTCATCGTCGACAAGCGCGGGTTTTTGTATGTGGCGTCGCAAGGCAGTTACGAAGGGGTGCTCGTGCTCGATCCGGAAGGCCGGTTTCAAGGGTTCTTCGGCACGAATCGTACGGTGTTGACGCCGCTGGAAGCGTTGAAGAAATGGCTGTATACCGACGCGATGTACGAGCGGGAAGTGCTGAAAAGACCGGAGACGATCAATAGCCTGACAACCGATGGAAACGGGTACATTTACACCGTGACCGGCGGTTCCGCGAGGAGCAATCAATTGAAGAAGTTAAACACGCGCGGCATCAACCTGCTTCGCGGCTCGACCGGGTCGTTCGGGGAATATCTGAGATCGGACGCCCGGACGTCCGTCGTGAATCCGGCCGCCCGATGGCCGCAGTTGATCGATGTGGCCGTCGACCGCAACGGCAATATCGCGGTGGCGGATAAACAATTCAAATACATTACGCATTACGACCCGAATGGAAACTTGCTGTATTTCTGGGGCGGGCCGTCCGATTTCGGCACCTCTCAAGTCGGATTGATGAAAAATCCGGTCGCGCTCGATTTCAATTCGAAGAACGAATTGTACGTCCTTGACGACCAAGAAAACATCGTCCAAAAATTTCGCATGTCGGAATTCGCTCAGTTGGTCGACCGAGCGAACCAGTTGACTTTGTCGGGCTTTTACGAGGAAGGCGAACAATTGTGGCGCGAAGTGCTTCGGATGAATCCGCAGTTCAACCCCGCGATTTTGGCGTTGGCGCAGGCGGCGTACAAGAACGAGCAATTCGAAGAAGCGAAGCAGCTGTTTCGCGAAGCCGGCGATAAAGAAGGCTATTCCGAAGCGTACTGGCAAATCCGTCTGCGATGGTTTCAGCAATACTTCTCGTGGATCGCGAGCGGCGTTCTCGCCCTCTTCGTCCTGCTGCAGCTGTTCGACAAATGGACGAAGAAGCGCGGCGGGCGGGGCATTCGCCGCAATCGAAACGGCAGGCAGCTTCCTGAGTTCGCGCTGCATATGAAACATGCGTTCCGCTTGCTGAAGCATCCGATCGACGGGTTTACGGCCCTCCGGTACGAGGGGCAAGGGAGTTACTGGAGCGCGATTCTAATCTTGCTCCTCGTGTACGCTTCGATGCTGTTTCGCGAGTTCCATACCAGCTTCGTGTTTAACAACGCCTTGCGCGTCAATGTGTATACGATTTTCACGCAATTTTTCGTCGTGTGGATCGCCTGGGTCGCGGCGAATCACCTCGTCAGTTCGATTTACCGTGGCGAGGGGCGGCTGAGAGATATATTCATCGGCAGCGCATACGCGATGGTGCCGTACATCGTGGTAGGCGTCCCGCTGACGATCGTATCGAACGTGATGACGCTGTCGGAATCTAGCGTGTATCAGTTCGTCGATCAAGGCATGATTCTTTGGGTGGCGCTGCTCATTTTCTGGAAGGTTCAGTTTATCCACAATTACAGCGTCGGAGAGACGCTCATGAATATCATTTTGACGCTCGCCACGATGCTGGTTCTCGGACTGCTGATTTTCATTATGGTCGGGTTGACCCGCGATTTGATTTCGTTCGTGCTGGAAGTTCTTAGGGAGGTGGCTTTGCGATGA
- a CDS encoding DUF5696 domain-containing protein, producing the protein MTWMKRLRLLNPRVAIVAVLVAAAAYIASTAKIEWRTEETATANAAPAASAPAAARDETAGLPADGDFRPVAENETLRLKVHEATGHFIVEDKRNGNVYRSYPDPDYWEREQVSKVWKHHLSSPLMLQYVDFSKPILQPKETSLSAEGGAVSGMREIPGGIEMTFELPELGFSIPVRVKIEQDYVETTVVRDGIGERDLGLIWVRLYPFFGAEYTEEDPNGYLFIPDGPGALIRFKDNKLNVNKIYDERVYGRDMTFPGLINNRNPVGMPVFGMRSGGKGFLAVLHDGEEYANIVASPAGVFSNYNWIASQTNFRASFLQFARRNDPVEWGFISYNEDELFGSDRVTRYYLLDSGSTDYVGMASRYRQYLMDEKGLKRFSPEHSDIPLYVSIIGGDRERGTLSDVYIKGTSTSEAERIVGSMHAGGIRNMTVTYAGWQEGGVSSFGATFPVDSRIGGYDGMKRFVDYAHRLGYRVYLDTVYGINNTGANGFREEFHAMVNLAGHTIGEEGLSVVSDKFAEQLIKADLDAYKKLGVDGLAVNRIGGHLFSDYNTKYGSGRDEARDVQERILRTIQEELGGVIGRSSNFYALPHIDVVQGMASDYSYDLFTDEAVPFAQIATHGLVSYTFRYANNREENVNDFLREIEYGAAPSYVFTAAETKEFINSYNTVFYSTNYEDWGSRVTQEYARFNEALGDVQDQFIVGHRTLADKVKETVYANGKKIIVNYNTEPYADGDIQVPAQDFIIIPGGAGQ; encoded by the coding sequence ATGACATGGATGAAACGACTCCGTTTGTTGAATCCCCGCGTCGCGATCGTCGCCGTCCTCGTCGCCGCCGCCGCATACATAGCTTCTACCGCGAAGATCGAGTGGCGCACCGAAGAGACGGCGACGGCGAACGCCGCGCCGGCGGCGTCCGCGCCGGCCGCCGCTCGCGACGAAACGGCGGGCTTACCCGCCGACGGCGATTTTCGCCCGGTCGCCGAAAACGAAACGTTACGGTTGAAGGTTCATGAGGCGACCGGGCATTTCATCGTCGAAGATAAACGCAACGGGAACGTATATCGCTCGTACCCGGATCCCGACTATTGGGAACGCGAGCAGGTGTCCAAAGTATGGAAGCATCACTTGTCTTCGCCGCTGATGCTGCAGTACGTCGATTTTTCAAAGCCGATCCTGCAGCCCAAAGAAACGAGCTTATCCGCCGAGGGCGGCGCGGTCAGCGGGATGCGGGAAATTCCGGGCGGCATCGAGATGACGTTCGAGCTGCCGGAATTAGGGTTTTCCATTCCGGTTCGCGTCAAGATCGAGCAGGATTACGTGGAGACGACCGTCGTCCGGGATGGAATCGGCGAAAGGGATCTGGGGTTGATCTGGGTCAGGCTGTATCCGTTCTTCGGCGCCGAGTACACCGAGGAAGATCCGAACGGCTATTTGTTCATTCCCGACGGTCCGGGCGCGTTGATCCGGTTCAAAGACAACAAGCTAAACGTCAATAAAATTTACGACGAGCGCGTGTACGGGAGAGACATGACGTTCCCGGGGCTGATCAATAACCGCAACCCGGTGGGCATGCCCGTATTCGGCATGAGGTCGGGAGGCAAAGGCTTCCTTGCCGTCCTTCACGACGGAGAAGAATACGCGAACATCGTCGCGTCCCCCGCGGGCGTGTTCAGCAATTACAACTGGATCGCGTCTCAGACGAACTTCCGCGCCAGCTTCCTGCAGTTCGCGCGAAGGAACGATCCGGTCGAATGGGGGTTCATTTCTTATAACGAAGACGAATTGTTCGGAAGCGACCGGGTGACGCGCTATTACTTGCTGGACAGCGGCAGCACGGACTATGTCGGCATGGCTTCCCGGTACCGCCAGTATTTGATGGACGAGAAAGGCTTGAAACGTTTTTCGCCCGAACATTCGGATATCCCGCTCTACGTCTCCATCATCGGCGGCGACCGGGAACGGGGGACGCTGTCCGATGTCTACATTAAAGGGACGTCTACCTCCGAAGCGGAACGGATCGTCGGTTCGATGCATGCGGGCGGGATTCGCAACATGACGGTGACATACGCCGGTTGGCAGGAGGGGGGCGTCAGCTCGTTCGGGGCGACCTTCCCGGTAGATTCCCGCATCGGCGGTTACGACGGCATGAAGCGGTTCGTGGACTATGCGCATCGTCTCGGTTACCGGGTATATTTGGACACCGTGTACGGCATCAACAACACCGGCGCGAACGGATTCCGCGAGGAATTCCACGCGATGGTCAATTTGGCCGGACACACGATCGGGGAAGAAGGCCTTTCCGTCGTCAGCGACAAATTCGCCGAACAGCTGATCAAGGCGGATTTGGACGCTTACAAGAAGTTGGGCGTCGACGGCCTTGCCGTGAACCGAATCGGCGGCCATTTGTTCAGCGATTACAATACGAAATACGGATCCGGCCGGGACGAGGCTAGGGATGTGCAGGAGAGGATCCTGCGAACGATCCAGGAGGAATTGGGCGGCGTCATCGGAAGAAGCTCAAACTTTTACGCCTTGCCGCACATCGACGTCGTCCAGGGGATGGCATCCGATTATTCCTACGACTTGTTCACGGACGAAGCGGTGCCGTTCGCGCAGATCGCGACGCACGGATTGGTGTCGTACACGTTCCGCTACGCGAACAACCGGGAAGAGAACGTGAACGATTTCTTGCGCGAGATCGAGTACGGAGCCGCCCCGTCGTACGTGTTTACCGCCGCGGAGACGAAGGAGTTTATCAATTCCTACAATACCGTCTTTTACAGCACCAATTACGAAGATTGGGGTTCGCGCGTCACGCAGGAATACGCGCGCTTCAACGAGGCGCTCGGCGACGTCCAGGACCAATTCATCGTCGGGCACAGGACGTTGGCGGACAAGGTGAAGGAAACCGTATATGCAAACGGCAAAAAAATTATCGTGAATTATAACACGGAACCGTACGCGGACGGCGACATTCAAGTGCCGGCGCAGGACTTCATCATCATTCCGGGAGGTGCCGGCCAGTGA
- a CDS encoding sugar ABC transporter permease encodes MIKRLKLRSSLIEYLEGTLFIAPWFIGFLAFMAFPIGFSFFMSFRKVNIVATGMTSYDVGLANYKYILLEDGSQLYNDLLPFLQKTLFMIPIIVIFALLIAIILNQKFAGRSLFRAIFFLPVILSTGEVVKEFLTQGEGDLGFMSKYNVSDLISANLSSAWATPLIWILDSFVLILWYSGVQILIFLGGRQTIPNSAYEAARIDGAGPWTTFWKITLPAMTPFIFLNMIYTVVDLFTFPTNPIVAKVRDSEYGQFSALIWIYFVIISAFLCLIFILFHRTMKSHKQAV; translated from the coding sequence GTGATCAAGAGGCTCAAATTGCGGTCTTCGCTTATTGAATACTTGGAAGGCACCCTGTTTATCGCTCCGTGGTTTATCGGATTTTTGGCGTTCATGGCGTTCCCGATCGGGTTTTCGTTCTTTATGAGCTTTCGCAAAGTCAATATCGTCGCGACGGGGATGACGAGCTACGACGTGGGGCTGGCCAACTACAAATATATTTTGTTGGAGGACGGCAGCCAGCTGTACAACGATTTATTGCCGTTCTTGCAAAAGACGCTCTTCATGATTCCGATCATCGTCATCTTCGCCTTGCTGATCGCCATCATATTGAACCAGAAATTCGCCGGACGTTCCTTGTTCCGAGCGATCTTCTTCCTGCCGGTCATCCTGTCGACGGGGGAGGTCGTGAAGGAATTTCTGACGCAGGGCGAAGGCGACCTCGGGTTCATGTCCAAGTACAACGTCTCGGACCTGATCAGCGCCAATTTGTCCTCTGCCTGGGCGACGCCGCTCATTTGGATTTTAGATTCGTTCGTCCTGATATTGTGGTATTCGGGGGTTCAAATCTTAATTTTCTTGGGCGGACGGCAGACGATTCCGAACTCCGCTTACGAAGCCGCCAGAATCGACGGAGCGGGCCCGTGGACGACGTTTTGGAAAATTACGCTTCCGGCGATGACGCCGTTTATTTTCCTGAACATGATTTACACGGTCGTCGACCTGTTTACGTTTCCGACGAACCCGATCGTGGCGAAGGTCAGGGACAGCGAATACGGGCAATTCAGCGCGCTCATTTGGATTTATTTCGTCATCATCAGCGCCTTCCTATGCCTGATCTTCATTCTTTTCCACAGAACGATGAAGTCGCACAAGCAGGCGGTATAA
- a CDS encoding carbohydrate ABC transporter permease, producing MQANAALRKVRMWRTSSKLFRLSPTERVAAVLLVLLSVFMLMPLVFIFNNALKPYQELFLYPPTIFVENPSFQNFLELWAITKNSAVPMSRYIFNSVFVAALTVVAVTAVSAMCAYAISKHKFPGHKAVFAAILLTLLFAPETVSIPRYLVVSQLGIMNTYFGHVFPMVAVPTGVFLMKQFIDQLPDDLIHAAKVDGAGEMTIFLKIVLPFCLPAVATIGIIAFQNAWGNTETSSLFMQEESMKTFPFFISTLTSNMANNVARQGAAAAAALLMFLPNLIIFLAFQNKVINTMAHSGIK from the coding sequence ATGCAAGCCAACGCAGCGCTTCGCAAAGTGCGGATGTGGCGAACGAGCTCGAAGCTGTTTCGCTTGAGCCCGACGGAGAGAGTCGCGGCGGTTCTGCTTGTTTTGCTCAGCGTCTTTATGCTTATGCCGCTCGTGTTCATCTTCAACAACGCGCTGAAGCCGTATCAAGAGCTGTTTTTGTACCCGCCGACGATTTTCGTTGAAAATCCTTCGTTCCAAAATTTCTTGGAATTGTGGGCGATTACGAAAAATTCGGCCGTTCCGATGTCGCGTTACATTTTCAACAGCGTGTTCGTCGCCGCGCTGACCGTCGTCGCCGTGACCGCGGTTAGCGCCATGTGCGCTTACGCGATATCCAAGCACAAGTTTCCGGGGCACAAGGCGGTGTTCGCAGCCATTCTGCTGACGCTGCTGTTCGCCCCGGAGACGGTTTCGATCCCTCGTTATTTGGTCGTCAGTCAGCTGGGCATTATGAATACGTACTTCGGCCACGTGTTCCCGATGGTGGCCGTCCCCACCGGGGTGTTTCTAATGAAGCAATTTATCGATCAACTGCCGGACGATTTGATCCACGCGGCCAAGGTGGACGGAGCGGGGGAAATGACGATTTTCTTGAAGATCGTCCTGCCGTTCTGTTTGCCCGCGGTGGCTACCATCGGCATCATCGCTTTCCAGAACGCTTGGGGGAACACCGAGACTTCGTCTTTATTCATGCAGGAAGAGTCGATGAAAACCTTTCCGTTTTTCATCTCGACGCTCACTTCCAATATGGCCAACAACGTAGCCAGGCAGGGGGCGGCGGCGGCGGCGGCGCTGCTCATGTTTTTGCCCAATCTCATTATTTTTCTGGCATTTCAGAACAAGGTGATCAACACGATGGCGCATTCGGGGATCAAGTGA